The Nitrospira sp. genome contains a region encoding:
- a CDS encoding universal stress protein, translated as MKVLAATDGSKFGTWAIKWVAEIPFLVQPVVHALHVVDVASLRAPFMIQPIIVGTERYLQSEVKRIETAAKSTKKESEELLSTLGLEGTVTVDRGGVAETILKHARRSVGLLSIGSRGLDALDRFMLGSISNHAIHHAPCSVLVVKETPRPVRHVVLAIDGSAASDKAAKFLMRHVNPMPDGPDREPVLVTVVHAIAYLRYPEVKEAGKALVRRCGDKLAKTGFQIHEVLRLGKPADEILTVATKNKADLIVTGAKGLGAIRRVVLGSVSTRVVQHAHCGVLVVR; from the coding sequence ATGAAGGTTCTCGCGGCAACTGATGGATCGAAGTTCGGCACATGGGCGATCAAATGGGTGGCAGAGATACCGTTCCTCGTTCAGCCCGTGGTGCATGCGCTGCATGTCGTCGATGTGGCGAGCCTTCGAGCTCCCTTTATGATTCAACCGATAATCGTCGGTACCGAACGATATCTTCAGTCGGAAGTGAAACGGATCGAGACAGCAGCCAAGTCCACCAAGAAGGAATCGGAGGAGTTGTTATCCACCCTCGGTCTAGAGGGAACTGTTACGGTGGATAGAGGCGGCGTGGCGGAGACGATCCTCAAGCATGCACGGCGCAGTGTAGGACTGTTGTCGATCGGGTCACGGGGTTTGGATGCCCTCGATCGCTTCATGCTGGGCAGTATCTCGAATCACGCCATCCACCATGCGCCATGTTCTGTACTGGTGGTGAAAGAGACCCCTCGGCCCGTCCGACATGTGGTCCTGGCGATCGATGGGTCGGCAGCGTCGGATAAGGCGGCCAAGTTTCTGATGCGCCATGTCAATCCGATGCCCGATGGCCCGGATCGGGAACCGGTTCTGGTGACTGTTGTGCACGCGATAGCCTATTTGAGGTATCCAGAAGTAAAAGAGGCCGGGAAAGCTCTGGTGCGGCGCTGTGGAGATAAGCTCGCGAAAACAGGCTTCCAGATACACGAAGTCTTGAGACTTGGGAAGCCGGCGGACGAGATTCTGACAGTGGCCACCAAGAACAAGGCCGACCTCATTGTCACCGGAGCCAAGGGGTTGGGCGCAATTCGCCGCGTGGTGCTCGGCAGCGTATCCACTCGTGTGGTTCAACATGCCCACTGTGGGGTGCTTGTGGTCCGCTGA